CAAGTAGCGGCCCCGGGCCACGCACTTGACCCGGCGTCTCGGACATTTTGAAGGGCACGCCATCGAATTCCACGGTCTCGCCTTCCGGCGTGGCGATCCTTGCCCAGTAACCGCGGGCTTGCAAGTGCTGATCTCGGCGACAGAGGTCTTCGGCGTTCGCCACTACTCCGGCGGCCACCCCTGCGCTTTGCAGATGAGCCATGACTTCTTCCGCGGTGCGGTTCCTGGTCCATGACTCGACGTGGGCATCGAGCGCGATGCGGTTGGTGATGCGTGCGCGCTCGGTGGCGAAGCGGTGGTTGCCCGCCCACAGTGGATTGCCGAGGGCGCGCCGGAAGCGCGCCCAGTCGTCCTCGTCGAAGACGGCAATCGCACACCAGCGATCGCGTGCCGGCCCAGCACCCGGCAGATCGGCGCAGCGATACACGCCGTGCGGTGCTGCCGGCATTTCCTGAGAAGCGTTGCCGATCGGCACGGCAGAGCGGCGATGCACCAGGATATCGAGCAGGCCGGAGCCGAGCAGGGCGGTCAGGTTTTCAAATTGGGACAAATCGATGCACTGACCTTCGCCTGTCCGGCGCCGATACCAAAGGGCCGTCAGAACGGCCAGGGCGCCACTGTAGCCCGCAGCCATGTCGGAGTACGAGAATCCCCAGCCGGCCGGCTCGCTGCCCGCATGGCGCATCAGCAGCGTGTAGCCGGACAACGCCTGCAAGGTAGGACCGTAGCTGACGTAGTCCCGGTACGGTCCGGTATGACCGAATCCAGACATGTTGAGGGCGATGATGTCCGGCTTCAGGCGACGGAGGCTCTCGTAATCCAGTCCCCAGTTCCGCATCACGCGTGCGCTGAAATTGTCGACTACCACGTCGGCCGTCGCGATGAGTCGTTGCGCTAGCTCAATCCCCGGCGGGGTATTCATGTTGATCACGATGCTCTGCTTCCCGCGGTTGAGATTGCCGGTCAGACCGCCGCGGCGCGAGCCGAAGTCCAGGGCATCACGCCGCTCGATCTTGATGACCTCGGCGCCGTGATCGGCGAGGACACGTGTTGCCACCGGCCCGGCAACGACCCACGTGAAGTCGATGACCCGCACGCCATGGAGAGCGCTGGGAGGGAATTCCTGGGTCCTGAGTGCTGAGTCCTGAGCCGGTGTGCTGCGTTCGCCGCGCTGTGCTCCGATCTGCGCCAGTACGTCGTTGGTGTGCTCCCCTAATAGCGGTGGGCGTCGGCGGATACACCAAGGCGTCTTGCTGAACACGTATGGCGCGCCGGGGTAGGTGAGGGTCTGTCCCAGTTCATCGTGCTGCACAGGGACAAAGAAACGGCGCTCGATAAGCTGCGGGTTGTGCGGCAACGTTTCCGGTGCAAGCACCGGGGCGTAGGGGATGCGCCGGAGTTGCGCGCCCTCGACCAGGTCGGCGACGGCGTAGTGTTTGACCCACTGGTCGAGCACGTCGAAAAGATGATTACAGTGGTCGCGCCGGTAGTTGAAATCTTCCCAGGCCGGCTCGACGAGGTCCTGCGCTCCGCCATCCGCCTTCGCCCACTCGACCAACGACGTCCAGTCACACAACGTACAGTGCGTGACGTAGCCGTCCTTGCAGCGGGCCACCCGGAAGTAGTGTGTCCAGTGCAGGCTGCCGTGACGTTCGGCGATGCTGCCGTTCTGATGGAAAAAGCTGCTGGCGTGTTCGATTGATGCCGCGACGCATTCCTGCACGCTGACGTCAATCCATTGCCCGCGCCCGGTGCGCTCGCGCGCCAGCAGCGCCAGCATGGCGCCGATGGCGGCATACGTGGAGGCGCTGTGATACGCCTGCAGTCCCAGTCCTTGCAGCGGCGGCTCATGCGCAAAGCCGTTCACATAGACCATACCGCCGAGCGCCTGTGCGATCAGGTCAGAGCCGCGAAAATCGCGGTACGGGCCCGTCTGCCCAAACGGCGTGATGGAGACTAGCGTCAGGCGCGGGTTGTGCGCAGCCAGCTCCGCGTAGCCCAACCTGAGACTGTCGAAGTGGCCCGGTGCCGCTGTTTCGACGATCACATCCGCCGTGGCAGCGAGCTGAACGAAGCGCTCGCGGTCCGCAGGAGCGTTCAGATCGAGCGTGATGCTCCGTTTGTTGGTGTTGTAGTGCCAGAAAAACAACGAGCCGTCTTTTCCTTCCTCACCGCTGAAGAACGGCCCAATGCGTCGCATCGCAACACCGCCCGGTGGCTCGACCTTGATGATATCGGCACCCATGTCGGCGAGAAGCTTGGCGCAATAAACGCCAGACTCGTCCGCCAGATCCAACACGCGCACACCGCGGAGACCGCCGGGCGACTGGGTCATACGCTGCCGGGATAGAAGAGGTTCCGTGCTAAGTCAACGCGCCAAGGAAGTATTGGCGTGCTCATCTGGCCCGGGTGAGAGCGGCGTCCCTGTCAGTCTTCAGGACGGATTTTCATCGCCCAAGCAACTTGTTGTTGATGGTCTCTTGCCGGCTGTGATAGCGGTAGCTGCCGTCCACGTAGAACGGGGCGCGTGGGGGGTGGTGAGGCCCCTGTATTTCGGCGAGACTCGATAGTGAAGGGGAAACATCATCCACTCAGGCCGGCTGGTACAGCCCTCGCCGCGGTCGTCCTTGTCTTCCTTGCCCTTGCCTCGCCGTCGTCCGCCGCGGCGCGAGGCATCGAGGGCACGACACAGGAGATGGAAAAGGTCACGCCCCAAGAGTTTCGCGGTGACGTGCGCAACCTCCCCAGGCTGCCTGCCCGCCTCAAGGTGTATCGACCCTTGTTGCCGGGACCAGGCAACACCAAGATACCCCCGAGCCGACCAGCCACTTCCGAGTCACTCCCTGTCCCATTGTCTATCCCTTTGGCACAGATGCCCAGCCCAGTGCAAAACTTCGCCGGTCTGAGTTTCGGCGACAGCTGTACCGGCAAACCGTGTGGCGCGGGCTGGCCTCCCGACGCGAACGGCGACGTGGGTCGGAACCATTATGTCCAAGCGGTCAACGACGCCTATGCCATCTACAGCAAAACCGGCACCCTGCTTGCCTCGTTCACGGAGGATCAGTTGTGGAGCGGTAGTGGAGCGAATCCCTGCAACGGTAATTCTCAGGGCGACTCCGTTGTGGTGTACGATCCGCTGGCGGACCGGTGGATTCTCACGCACTTTGCCTTCGCCACCGCTGGAAGCACCCCGATCTCGCCGTTCTACGAGTGCCTCGCGGTTTCCAAGACGAGCGACCCGGTTGCGGGCGGGTGGTGGCTGTATGCCCTGCGCATGGACCCAGGCGGCGTGGGAAAGCCTTCCGTCAGTACAATGAACGATTATCCCAAATTTGGCATCTGGCCCGACTGCCTTTACATGGCGGCCAATGGCTTCACGGAACCGAAGGGCAGCTTCGTGGGGGCGGAGTATGCCTCGTTTAGCCGCAGCGATCTGGAAAGTGGCACAGCACTCACATGGTCGATGGGCTTCATCAACACGACGGACCCCTTCACCATGATCCCGAGCAATCTGCTTGGCAGCTCGCCGAGCGCGCTGCCCCCAGCCGGCACGCCGAATTACTTTGTCTCCGAATCGCAGACCGCGTACGCCTTCGAGGTGAGAACATTCACGCCGGGCAGCAACTGTGGCGCTGGTGGTACCCTCAGCTCGGCAACGAATGTGAGCCAGACATCTTACTCTTTTGTATCTGGCGCGATTGTGCCTCAGCCGAACACCACGAGCACGCTCGATACGATTGACGACCGGCTGATGCAAAAGGTGCAATATCGCAAAGTAGGCAGCGCCGAATCGCTGCGGGTCGTCCACAATGTGGGCACCTCATCCTCCACGGTCGGGCAGCAGTGGGCGCAGATCAATGTCACGGGCGGCACGATTGCCACAACTCCGGTCCAGCAGCAAATCTATGCGCCGGACACAACCCTCTATCGTTGGATGGGCAGCATCGCTGCCGACAGCGCGGGCAACGTGGCGATCGGCTACAGCACCTCGAACGCCACGAGTCCGAACTTCCCGAGCATCGCGTACTCCGGGCGACTGGCGACCGATCCGTTGGATCAGCTGTCGCAAGGCGAGACGCAGCTCATCGCCGGCGCCGGCTCCCAGACCAACAACTGCAACGGCGCACCCTGCAATCGCTGGGGCGATTACAGCGCGATGAGTGTCGACCCCAGCGACGAT
This genomic window from Candidatus Binatia bacterium contains:
- a CDS encoding CoA transferase, whose translation is MTQSPGGLRGVRVLDLADESGVYCAKLLADMGADIIKVEPPGGVAMRRIGPFFSGEEGKDGSLFFWHYNTNKRSITLDLNAPADRERFVQLAATADVIVETAAPGHFDSLRLGYAELAAHNPRLTLVSITPFGQTGPYRDFRGSDLIAQALGGMVYVNGFAHEPPLQGLGLQAYHSASTYAAIGAMLALLARERTGRGQWIDVSVQECVAASIEHASSFFHQNGSIAERHGSLHWTHYFRVARCKDGYVTHCTLCDWTSLVEWAKADGGAQDLVEPAWEDFNYRRDHCNHLFDVLDQWVKHYAVADLVEGAQLRRIPYAPVLAPETLPHNPQLIERRFFVPVQHDELGQTLTYPGAPYVFSKTPWCIRRRPPLLGEHTNDVLAQIGAQRGERSTPAQDSALRTQEFPPSALHGVRVIDFTWVVAGPVATRVLADHGAEVIKIERRDALDFGSRRGGLTGNLNRGKQSIVINMNTPPGIELAQRLIATADVVVDNFSARVMRNWGLDYESLRRLKPDIIALNMSGFGHTGPYRDYVSYGPTLQALSGYTLLMRHAGSEPAGWGFSYSDMAAGYSGALAVLTALWYRRRTGEGQCIDLSQFENLTALLGSGLLDILVHRRSAVPIGNASQEMPAAPHGVYRCADLPGAGPARDRWCAIAVFDEDDWARFRRALGNPLWAGNHRFATERARITNRIALDAHVESWTRNRTAEEVMAHLQSAGVAAGVVANAEDLCRRDQHLQARGYWARIATPEGETVEFDGVPFKMSETPGQVRGPGPLLGEHTDSVLQSVLGLSAATVAELRAADIIA